The nucleotide window ATTGATTTTGCAGCAGTGATTCATGACTAAGCTAGCCGTCATCGATATCGGCACCAATTCCATCCATATGGTATTGGCTGAAGTCCAGCCGGACGGGAACTACAAGATTGTCGACCGCTTCAAGAATATGGCCCGGCTGGGCGACGGGACGTTCGAATCGCAGCGGCTCTCCGATGAGGCCATCACGCGCGGACTGGAGGTCCTGCGCCAGCTCGTCACCCTCGCCCGCAACAAGGGCTATGACCGAATCGTGGCCGTGGCCACCAGCGCCGTGCGCGAAGCCAAGAACGGCGGCGATTTCATCGATCTGGTCGCAGAGCAGCTCCGCCTCACCATCAGGGTGGTGTCCGGAAATGAAGAGGCCCGCCTAATCTTCCTCGCCGTGAAGAACAGCGTGCCCATGGGGGACCAACCAGTGCTGGCGGTCGACGTGGGCGGCGGTTCGGTCGAGCTCATGGTGGGTAACCGCGACCAACTGCTGCATGTGAAGAGCCTCAAGCTCGGCGCCATCAGGCTCGCCGACCAATTTTTGAAACGCACGCCTCCTTCGGACGGCATGTTGCACGCGCTCGAAGATCTGGTCACCGAGCGATTGAAGGAGGCGCTCGATTCGTTCAAGCCCAAGCGATTCGACTCCTTCATCGCTACCTCCGGCATGGCCGGCAATCTGACCGAAGTCATTCATTTGAAAAAGACCGGGCGGCCGCTCCCCCAGCTCAACCTCGCCACGGTCAGCCTCAAGGACATCAAGGAACTCGAGCAGGAACTTCGACGCTTGACCATCAAGGAGCGCCTAGCCATCGCAGGCCTGGACACCAAGCGGGTGGACACGTTGTTTCCCGCCGCCATCGTGCTGCGCCGCGTGATGGAACTCACGGAACGCGACGAGATGGTGCTCTGCGACAAAGCCATCCGCGAAGGCGTCATCTACGATTTTGTCGTCCGCCACAAGGAACGGCTCAAAGCAGAAGCGGAGATTCCCGATCTGCGCAGGCGAAACGTCATGGCGTTTGCCCGCCGCTGTCAGGCTCCCGAAGCGCACAGTCTGCACGTCGCCGGCCTGGCGTTGCGTCTGTTCGATCAGACCAAGCGGCTGCACGGGCTCGGCCAGGCCGAACGGGACTGGCTGGAGTACGCCGCCATTCTCCACGACGTGGGTTATCTCATCAACGAACGCCAGCATCACAAGCACGCCTACTATCTGATCACCCACAGCGGCCTGGGCGGCCTCTCGGTCGATGAGCTGCAGATCATCGCCAACGTGGCCCGGTATCATCGGCGTGCCTTGCCGCAGACCAAACATGAAGGATACGAGGCGCTGCCGGCGAAGCGCCAGCGCACCGTGCGCCTTCTGGCCTCGCTGCTCCGGATCGCGGATGCGCTCGACCGCACGCGATTTTCCGTCGTGCGCTCCGTGGACGTCAGACTCGGCCGTACCGTCACCATCACCGCTCACGTCACCGGCGACGCGGAATTGGAAGCCTGGGCGGCGCGAGGCCGCGCGGACCTCTTCGAACGGGTATTCCGCAGACGGGTCCACTTCATTCTTTCGGCACAAGAGGACAACGCATGATCGACCAGACCGCGCCTTCCAACGCCCCCCACCCCTATCCCGGAAAGCTGATCATCGTCGAGGGTATCGACGGCTCCGGCAAGAGCACGCAGCTCTTGTTGCTCCACAAGTGGCTCGAATCGAAAGGCCACAAGGTCTTCTTCACCGAATGGAATTCCTCGGAACTGGTCAAGGACACGACCAAGCGCGGCAAGAAGAACAAGAGCCTCACGCCGACCACCTTCAGCTTGCTGCATGCGACCGATTTCGCGAGCCGCCTCTATCATGAGATCTTGCCGCCGCTCAAAGCCGGCATGCTGGTGCTGGCCGACCGCTACATGTACACGGCCTTTGCGCGCGACGTGGTGCGCGGGGTCTCCCCCGAGTGGGTGCGCAAACTCTACAGCTTCGCGATCCGGCCGGACATGGCCTTCTATTTCAAAGTTCCTATCGAAGTCGCCATCTCTCGCCTGCTCGGCGGCACGCGCGGCCAGTTCAAGTACTACGAGGCGGGGATGGACATGAACCTGAGCCAGGACGTGACCGAAAGCTTCCGCATTTTTCAGTCGCGGATCCTCTCGCAATACGACAAGATCGTGGACGAATATCAACTCATCCCGATGGATGCCACGAAAGACATTGCCGCCCAGCAGGACGGCATGCGGGCCCTGGTGGATGAGGCGTTGAAGGACTACAAACCGAGACGGGGGACTCATGGGAGACGCTCACTATTTTGGCGACGGTTTGACGTACCTAAATCCGAGTGATCTCAAAGGCAAACTGATCGCCATCGAGGGCACGGACGGGGTCGGCCGCTCCACGCACATCGAGATGTTGCAGGAATGGCTCGAAGTGCAGGGCTATGGGGTCATCACCACCGGTTGGACCAGGTCAAACCTGATGTCCAAGACGATCGAGGTCGCCAAGGAGGGCAACATCATCGATCGCTGGTCGCTGAGCCTGCTCTATGCGACCGACTTCGCCGATCGGCTGGAACACCAGATCATTCCGGCTCTCCGATCCGGCTTCATCGTCCTGGCGGACCGCTACATCTTCACGGCCTTCGCACGAGACTTCGTCCGCAGTAACGACCGTAAATGGATCCGGGACGTCTTCGGCTTCGCGCTTGTGCCGGACCTCGTCTGCTATCTCCGCATCGACGTGGAAACACTGGTCTTGCGTGTGATCGAAACCAAGGCGATGAACTACTGGGAATCGGGAATGGATCTCAGATTGGGCGCCGACCTCTACGACAGCTTCAAGAAATACCAATCGCTGCTCATCGGAGAATTCGACAAGATGGCGGAGGAATTCAAGTTCGAAGTGGTAGACGCCAGAAAGTCGCCTGAGGAGATTCAGGACGAGTTACGAAGCAAGATTCAGCAGCTCTTGAGGCAGGGAGGCTTGGCCCGCACCACGATGCCTGCTCCGATCAGGGAAGAAGGCGCGCTCCCCAAATCTTAAGTCTTCAGCGGCAGCTTGTCGCCTCTGCGTTTCTTTCTGCCGAGCCCGCGCAGGTGGCTCGGCTCCATCCACCAGCGCAGGATGCCTCGGCCCGGCTTGAGCGGCATCGCGATCTCAATAAGACAGGCGCCGGCTTTTTTGAAGGGAAATCCCATCGACGGCTTGCCCGTGAGCATCAGCGACGCGATCAGCCCCAGATGGGGTTCATGACCGACGCAGAACACACAGGATTCAGGCGGCAGATCCGACAAGCGCGTCAACAAACGCTCCGGAGAGGCGTCGGGCAGCAATTCATCGGCGATCTGCACGGCGGACCGGACGCGGTGCGTCTCTTGTAGAATCTTCGCCGTCTCGATCGCGCGCAGCAAGGGGCTGGCCAGCACGTGCGTCGGCTGCAGTTCAAGCCACCTGAGTCCTTCCGCCACCTGAGCCACTCGCTTCGCCCCTCGATCCGTGAGGGGACGATCCTCATCCGGTCCTTCCCATTCCTCCCGATCGATCGCGATGCCATGCCGAATCAAGACACAATCCATATCCCCTCCCACTACCCCAGTAGCCCGTTACCCCTATTATGATTCCGTTCGCTCTTCCAAGACGAGTCCAAGAGCCGTAAACCGTTTTTCAATCGACGCCAGGATGAGACGTTTCAATTCTGTTCGGTACGGAGCCAGCTGTTCTCCTTCGAGATACCGATCGACGGTGGGTGGCAATCTCCGCCACCAGGCTTGCGCGGATTTCCTAGCCTCCACGGCACCTCGTCCTCCTTGAGCCAGCAAATTCCGCACTTCTCCCTCGAAGAATTCGACGTGGACCAGCTCATCCTCGAGAATCGACTGCAGCTCCGGCTGTACCTGCACCAGGAGCTTGGCAAACTCCAATCCGAGCGTCTCGTAGCCGTAGAGGTGAATGACCAGTGCCCACCATTGGCTGGGCACCCGTGGGAGCTTCTCCCGCCGGTGCGAGATCACCCCGAGCCGAGCCTCGAATTCACGAAGATGCTCGGCTTCCTCTTCCTCATGCCGGCGGAGGAACGTCAAGACGCCGGGGGGTACGTCCCTCACCTGCGCCGCCCGCACGGACCAGAGGGCCATGGCCTCGGCTTTGAGAAATCGCTCCAAGAGAGCCGGTTCGCAGGAGGATGGGAGATTGGGAATCATGTGGCACTCTGAGTGTGGTTACGCAAGGGTCTACCTAGCTACTGGGAAGGAGAAGGAATCCCTCCCGTCGAGCTGCATCCCTTAATCGCTGATCCAGACACACAAACGAGTGATTGTCTGGATTCCCCTGACACCACACCAGCGCCGCGGCTAACTGGAGGGCATCGGCTGCCCGCAATGGATGGAGCCGCAGCACACGCCCTGCTTGTTCTCGGACATGCCCGCTGGGTTCAACCTCCGTCCAAGCCTCCATAAGCGCCCGTAAGATCGCCTGTGCCTGTCCTTCCTCAGCGACACTGAGACAACGTTCTCTTCTCAACCGGGCGAGGGCGGAAAGGCATTCGACGGGCGACGCCCACCAAGCCACGATTTCCTCATCTTCCTGAACAAGTTTCTTGAGGAAACCGGTTTGTCGCTCATGGAGGCAGAGCGGGATAAGAGCCGAGGCGTCCCAAAACCTCATCGTCCCACTGCTCGGTCAGCCAGGAGGGCCTTCAACCCTCGCCGCTTTCGATCCTTCGGCCGTGGCATTTTCCAGAATCCGGCCGGCAACTTGCTGGTTCCCACACGGACCAATCCGGCGCGAGCAAGGTCCTCCAGATGAGCCGCGGTGCCGTCAGTGCCTTTGCGCAAGGGAACAAGCTTGGCGATCGGTTTTCCCCTTTCCATGACAAGCACTTCGTCACCTGCCTTCACTCTGGCCAGGCAGGCACTCAACGTAGCCTTGAGCGTTGAGACCCCCGTTCGTTTCATAGATCAGACCTCATTGTACTAGTTTATATGACCACTATAGTCCATAACGATACATCTCCACAAGCACGGAAGAAACCACAGAACTTTCCTTCAGCAGATATGTACGGCATCACGCGTGGCGAATGACCGGAATCAAGCGGCAGTTCTTTCCTGCTGCGCTGCTCGGACCGACCAGAGGGCCGTAGCTTCGACTTTGAGAAAGCGCTCCATGAGAGCCGGCTCACAAGAGGATGGGAGAGTAAGAGACATCAGGCGATGTCTATCGGAACCGACGGAAAGATCCAACCATCCGAGAATCCGTTCTAGAACCTATCCCAAAATGGGTATTCCGGTAAGAACCGGTCATGCCCGCGAAAGCGGGCATCCAGAGTGACCTGAATAGTCTGGATTCCCGCCTGCGCGGGAATGACGACAGCAGACCCCATCCCGTCATGGACGAATTTTGAGATAGTCCTCATGAGCGATTGGCTCACCCTGCAACATGAAAATGCACTATCCTACAGGGGGCCGTGGCCCGGGTGACGTCGGAGACCCTTGGTACCCGTGAGTCCGAGAGATAGTCTGACGCGGGAGCGTGCGGCACCCCGCAGTGTTGCCACGAGCACGAGAAGCAGAATCGTTCACCAGCAGGCTCCTCCGGGCCCCGGCCCCCTTAACCGGAAGGAGGTTGCCATGGATGCGTTGATTGAGCGTTGCGCTGGACTGGATGTGCACAAAAAAACGGTGGCGGTGTGTGTGCGGGTGCCAGGCCCTGATGGCGCCCGCCAGCAGCACATCCGTACGGTTGCCACGATGACTGCGGACCTGCTAGCGCTGCGCGCCTGGCTGACGGCGCACCGCGTCACCCACGTCGCCATGGAGAACACCGGTGTCTACTGGAAGCCGGTCTACTATGTGCTTGAAGACGCCTTCCGCTGTCTCTTGGTCAACGCCGCCCATATGCACAACGTGCCGGGGCGGAAGACCGACGTGCAGGACTGTGTCTGGATCGCGCAATGGCTGGAGTGCGGGCTCTTGCGGGGGAGCTTCGTCCCGCCGGCGCCGATCCGAGAGTTGCGGGACCTGGTCCGCTCTCGCAAGGTGCTCACCCAAGAACGCGCCCGCGAAGCACAGCGGCTGCACAAGGTGCTGGAGGATACCGGCGTGAAGCTGGCCTCGGTCGCCAGGGATATTCTCGGCGTGTCGGGTCGCGCGATGCTGGACGCTCTGGCGGCCGGCACCACGGATCCTGACGTGCTGGACGAGCTGGCCAGAGGCCGTCTGCGCGCCAAGTTGCCGGCGCTGCGACAGGCCCTGGTTGGACGCTTTCGGCGGCATCACGCGTTGCTGGTCAGTGAACTGTTAGCACATCTCGATTACTTGGAGGGGGCGATCGTCCGGCTCAGTGAGCCGATCGCGGAGCAACTGCGCCCGTTCGGGGCGAGGCTGACCCCTCTGGATGC belongs to Nitrospira sp. and includes:
- a CDS encoding Ppx/GppA phosphatase family protein, with the protein product MTKLAVIDIGTNSIHMVLAEVQPDGNYKIVDRFKNMARLGDGTFESQRLSDEAITRGLEVLRQLVTLARNKGYDRIVAVATSAVREAKNGGDFIDLVAEQLRLTIRVVSGNEEARLIFLAVKNSVPMGDQPVLAVDVGGGSVELMVGNRDQLLHVKSLKLGAIRLADQFLKRTPPSDGMLHALEDLVTERLKEALDSFKPKRFDSFIATSGMAGNLTEVIHLKKTGRPLPQLNLATVSLKDIKELEQELRRLTIKERLAIAGLDTKRVDTLFPAAIVLRRVMELTERDEMVLCDKAIREGVIYDFVVRHKERLKAEAEIPDLRRRNVMAFARRCQAPEAHSLHVAGLALRLFDQTKRLHGLGQAERDWLEYAAILHDVGYLINERQHHKHAYYLITHSGLGGLSVDELQIIANVARYHRRALPQTKHEGYEALPAKRQRTVRLLASLLRIADALDRTRFSVVRSVDVRLGRTVTITAHVTGDAELEAWAARGRADLFERVFRRRVHFILSAQEDNA
- the tmk gene encoding dTMP kinase, giving the protein MIDQTAPSNAPHPYPGKLIIVEGIDGSGKSTQLLLLHKWLESKGHKVFFTEWNSSELVKDTTKRGKKNKSLTPTTFSLLHATDFASRLYHEILPPLKAGMLVLADRYMYTAFARDVVRGVSPEWVRKLYSFAIRPDMAFYFKVPIEVAISRLLGGTRGQFKYYEAGMDMNLSQDVTESFRIFQSRILSQYDKIVDEYQLIPMDATKDIAAQQDGMRALVDEALKDYKPRRGTHGRRSLFWRRFDVPKSE
- a CDS encoding thymidylate kinase; the encoded protein is MTYLNPSDLKGKLIAIEGTDGVGRSTHIEMLQEWLEVQGYGVITTGWTRSNLMSKTIEVAKEGNIIDRWSLSLLYATDFADRLEHQIIPALRSGFIVLADRYIFTAFARDFVRSNDRKWIRDVFGFALVPDLVCYLRIDVETLVLRVIETKAMNYWESGMDLRLGADLYDSFKKYQSLLIGEFDKMAEEFKFEVVDARKSPEEIQDELRSKIQQLLRQGGLARTTMPAPIREEGALPKS
- the sixA gene encoding phosphohistidine phosphatase SixA, giving the protein MDCVLIRHGIAIDREEWEGPDEDRPLTDRGAKRVAQVAEGLRWLELQPTHVLASPLLRAIETAKILQETHRVRSAVQIADELLPDASPERLLTRLSDLPPESCVFCVGHEPHLGLIASLMLTGKPSMGFPFKKAGACLIEIAMPLKPGRGILRWWMEPSHLRGLGRKKRRGDKLPLKT
- a CDS encoding type II toxin-antitoxin system prevent-host-death family antitoxin, giving the protein MKRTGVSTLKATLSACLARVKAGDEVLVMERGKPIAKLVPLRKGTDGTAAHLEDLARAGLVRVGTSKLPAGFWKMPRPKDRKRRGLKALLADRAVGR
- a CDS encoding IS110 family transposase translates to MDALIERCAGLDVHKKTVAVCVRVPGPDGARQQHIRTVATMTADLLALRAWLTAHRVTHVAMENTGVYWKPVYYVLEDAFRCLLVNAAHMHNVPGRKTDVQDCVWIAQWLECGLLRGSFVPPAPIRELRDLVRSRKVLTQERAREAQRLHKVLEDTGVKLASVARDILGVSGRAMLDALAAGTTDPDVLDELARGRLRAKLPALRQALVGRFRRHHALLVSELLAHLDYLEGAIVRLSEPIAEQLRPFGARLTPLDAIPGVNQRTIEGVVAEIGLDLRLFPSDRHLVSWAGLCPGHHESAGKHTSGTPRKGNRWLRATLVEAALAAVRVKESRLAARYRRIMRHRGHKKAVVAVAHTILVMVYHMLKHGVPYHELGANYLDQREREQATRRHVKQLERLGHHVILEPVA